Part of the Marinobacterium rhizophilum genome is shown below.
TGTGAACGTCAGGATAATGCGCTTTGGTTCGACACCGCGGCTGCGGCACTCGCGTGCATAGCTGCTCAGCAGGTCGATGGTGGCCTGGGCGTTGTAAACGGCCTGGGAGATAAAAAACTGGCAGCCCTGTTCCGTCTTGTGCAGCAGGCGCAGGTGCTCGTTACCCTTGCTGGCGTGGCGTTCGGCGATGGTGACGCCGCCCAGGTGAAAGTCCAGCGGGTGCTGTGCCAGTGCCGCATAGGCATTGGGCAGAGACAGCTGGATGTCGCCCTCGGATGACGGGCTGCCGACCATGACCATGTCCTGCACGTCGAATTCGCTGCGGGACTCTTCGAGCCAGCGTTCAAAGTCGGCACGATCGCGCTGGGCCACGCTCTTGTAGGTGATGACCGCGTGGCCGGAACGGTTGCGCAGCAGGCGGGAATAGTCCCGCGGGTCCAGCGTCTGCATATAGGGGAACGGGCGCGGTTTGCTGACGCGGCTGCTTTCATCCTGAATGTCGTACACAATCAGCCCGTCGTAATCGATCTGGCGCAGACGGGCCAGCAGCTTGTCGGCGATATCGGTTACTTTTTCAGGCTCCGTGTTGTCCTTGGGTGGCGTGGTCCCGACGAAGTACACGCCTCGGGTCGGATCGGAGAACTTCTGTTGTAACGATATGCTCATAGCGCGTTGGGCCGTATGTTCTGTCAGTTAAGTGCGGATAAGTCTAACAGTGAGTGAATTTCATGTAATTAGGTTATAAGGTGAAATCTTTTACACTGAAGTTGAAGTATTTTAATCTGCAGTCTAAATGCCCCCATCTTGTGGGCTGATTAATACCGGGAGACACCGATTATGACGGGATTTGATCTCAGTGAAGCCCACCGCGCGCTGCAGAAACAGGGAGACGGTATTGGGCCGCTGGAGCGCTGGAATCCGGAGTTTTGCGGCGATATCGATATGCGTATCGGCGCCGATGGCACCTGGTATTACCTGGGTACACCGATTGGCCGGGCAGCCATGGTGCAGCTGTTTTCCCGCGTGCTCTGGTGCGAGGACGGGCACTATTACCTGAAAACTCCGGTCGAGAAGGTGGGCATTCAGGTGGATGACCTGCCGTTTCAGTTTGTCAGCCTTGAAAAAGTAGAAGCGGCCGGTGGGCCTGAGCTGCATTTCACCAGCAAGACCGGCGACCGGGTCGTCGCCGGTGTCGAACATCCGCTGCAGGTGCTGCCGCGGGCTGAGAGTGAAGAGCCTGCACCGCAGTTGCTGGTGCGCTTTGGCATGTGGGGGCGCATCGGGCGCAACCTGTTTTATGAGCTGGTCGAGATGGCGACGACCGAGGCTTGCGCCGATGGTGGTGAGGAACTCGTGGTGTACAGTTGCGGTGAGCGATATTCCCTTGGCAAGCTGTAAGGCGCGTCGAGTGCGCATCAGTTCTCGCTGAGTGCCTGTTGCAGCTGTTGCTTGAATATGGGGGTGGCCAACAGCCAGTGGCGTACATGGTGGGTTTCACAGAGCGCGATGAGGCCGCGCTGATGCAGTGACTCGATGGCTTCTTCGGCGTCGTCCTCGTCGCCGCCTAGCAGCATCATCAGGTCATCTTCATAGAGCTTGCCGCCTGAGAGCGCGGCAAGGATGCGGATTTCAAGGGTGCTGGCAGCGAACGGCAGGTTAAAACGGATGCGTTCTGCCATGCGGTCGGAGATTAGCGGCAGCCCGGTGCTGGTGTTTTCAAACGGGCAGCGGTAGGGGATTGTGACCCATTGCGCCCCTGGGTGAGTGTCGAGGGTGCGCAGAATGGTGGCGGCGGTAAGTCCGGAAGTTTTGCAGTCCATGTCGAGGCCCTGTCAACGGTGTTAGTAAGCCGGAAGCTCCGGCAGTGTAGGGACGCGCGCAGCACCGGTCGCTTTCTGTCGACGTCCTGTACGAGAAAAGTTACCGGGTGATCTGGCCGGTACCGAGGGTGCCGGGCTCAGAGCAGTTGGAAAACTGCAGCAATAAATCTGACGCGCTCAAGTAGAAAACTGTCCCTGCTTGGCTGAGCAAAGTATAGACGAGATCGGCGTTGCTGCCCGCTGTGGAATGCGCCGGTTAAACGGCTGTTTGATACGCGCAATTGATAGCGCCAGGGCCTTGTGCTCTGAGGCACCCTGGGAGGGTCTCGAGGTGCTGCTGTGCGAAGTGCCGGATCGCCGCATCCGGCACGACCTGATGCCTGCCTGGCTGAATCAGGGCTGGGCGAGGTGGTCGAGCGAATAGGCCGTGCGGTCAACGGGTTGGCGCAGCACGAAGTTTGAAATGATCGATCTCACTCCGGCGATGGCCGTCAGCTGATTCAGCAGCAATTGCTGATAATGATCCAGATCCGGTACCACCACCTTGAGGACATAATCCGCCGTGCTGCCGGTAATCAGGTAGCACTCCATGACTTCCGCCATTTCGCTGATGGTGGCTTCAAAGCTGCGCAGCTTTTCCTGTGTCTGGGCTTCCAGTGAGATGTGTACCAGTACGGTCATGGGCAGACCGATCCTGGCCGGGTCCAGGATGACCACCTGGCGGGCGACATAACCGCTGTCCTCCAGCCGCTTGATGCGCCGGCTGCAGGGCGTCGCCGACAGGCCGACCCGTTCGGCAATGTCCGCCACAGACAGTCGTGCATCCTGCTGCAGCAGTTCCAGAATTCTACGGTCTGTGCGATCGAGCTTGTGTACCGACATGGGGCTCCACCAGGATGCTGTGCCTGAGTATTTTTCGTGTCGGGTTAGATAGTGCAGTTTTTTTGCAGTCAGTGCACGAATTTGTTGCTTACGGCCTTTTTCTTGCAGCTAATCGTGTTAATTTCGGGGCTCGTCTGCACGTTTCAGTCGTGTGTAGTAGGGCTCGAACAGCCGGGCCGCCTCGGGGCTGTGCAGCGGGTGCTCTGTATAGAGGCTCAACTGCTGCTCGGTGCAGGGACCAGGCTGTTTTTCCAGCTGCAGTATGACGCGGTGGGGGCTGTCACCATGGCTGGAGCGAACCCAGAGTTTATGGCGTGCATGCAGAGCGGTGCCGGCGAGGGCCTGGATCAGTTGCTCGCACTGCGGCAAGGGCAATAGCAGCCAGGCCCGGCCGTCGGTGCTGAGCTGGCCGTCGATGGCTTCGATCAATGTCGTCAGCGGCAGGGCGTCATTGTGCCGCGCCTGGGCCAGGCGTTCGCAGCGGTTGCGGGTCGATTCGCTGAAAAACGGCGGATTGCAGAGGATGGCGTCGTAGTCCCGGCTCGCGGGCAGGCTACGAATATCGCCCTCTAGAAGGCGAAGGCGATCTGCCCAGGGGGAGGCGGCAAAGTTGCCCCGTGCTTCGTCCGCCGCCGCCGGGTCCAGTTCAATGGCATGAATCAGGCCCTGGCAGCGCTGTGCGGCGAACAGCGCCAGCAGGCCGGTTCCCGTGCCGATATCCAGCACCCTGCGCGCTTGCTCCAGCGGTGACCAGGCCCCCAGCAGGCTGGCATCGGTGGTGACCTTCATGGCGCAGCGGGCCTGCTCGATACGAAATTCGCGGCACTCGAAATAGCTGTTGCGACGGCGGGCCATGGTGTTCCTGAAAGCTGTGCTGGGATAGCGCGCATGATAGTGCATTCGAGCGCTGCTGGGCAGGCGCCGGGTTGAATATGGCCACCGATTTGACAACAATGGCGTCTGCCAATCCTGGGAGGGCGGTGTTGTGAGCGAGTCGTGCTGGTTTGTCTATATCCTGGCCTGCGCCGACGGTAGCCTGTATACCGGCGTGACCACGGACCCGCAGCGGCGGTTGCACGAACACAACACGGACAACCGCCTGGGTGCGCGTTACACCCGGGCCCGTCGCCCCGTTGAGTTGCTGTGGCACGAACAGCTGGAGAACCGTGCCCAGGCGCAGCGGCGGGAGTGGCAGATCAAGCGCATGCCACGCAGGCGCAAGCTCGAACTGATCGCCCGCTGATGTCCGGGGTTGGCATCACCGGCTCAATCCGATTTTTTCCTGGCGCCAAAGCGCGTCCTTAATTTTTCGATCAGCGGGCGCAGCAGGCTGCGAATGCCCGGTTGCTGGCCGTCGCCAAAAGGCAGTGGCCGCAGTGCTCGCATCGCCGCCAGCCCGAGGCGGGCGGACAAGATCCCGGCCCCCAGCCCCTGTCCCGCACGGGCGCTGAATACACCCGCCAGAGCCGCACCGCCCAGGTCGTCCGACAGCTGATCGATCATGACTTCGCTGGCGCCGACAAAGCCAAGCTGCGTGAATACCTGGCGCAGCAGTTTGAGCCGTGTCGGCAGCGAGGGAGCCACGCCATATACCTGGGCGATGGCGTCGATCATGCCAAGGCTGCGCCACAGCGCCAGCAGAATGTCCAGTGCGGCCCAGGGGCTGATGGCGACGGCGGTGCCGGTCTGGGCGCTGTAGCTTGAGATGATCTGCATGGCGGCCTGGTCGAGTTGCACCACAAAGTGCTGA
Proteins encoded:
- a CDS encoding methylenetetrahydrofolate reductase, producing MSISLQQKFSDPTRGVYFVGTTPPKDNTEPEKVTDIADKLLARLRQIDYDGLIVYDIQDESSRVSKPRPFPYMQTLDPRDYSRLLRNRSGHAVITYKSVAQRDRADFERWLEESRSEFDVQDMVMVGSPSSEGDIQLSLPNAYAALAQHPLDFHLGGVTIAERHASKGNEHLRLLHKTEQGCQFFISQAVYNAQATIDLLSSYARECRSRGVEPKRIILTFTPCGSAKTLEFMEWLGISVPDATRWRILDATNPLAESIRVCRSNLDQILESVSGLGIPLGLNIESLTNRKDEIDASIRLFKLLKATLDLKLAEQQL
- a CDS encoding DUF1285 domain-containing protein, giving the protein MTGFDLSEAHRALQKQGDGIGPLERWNPEFCGDIDMRIGADGTWYYLGTPIGRAAMVQLFSRVLWCEDGHYYLKTPVEKVGIQVDDLPFQFVSLEKVEAAGGPELHFTSKTGDRVVAGVEHPLQVLPRAESEEPAPQLLVRFGMWGRIGRNLFYELVEMATTEACADGGEELVVYSCGERYSLGKL
- a CDS encoding Lrp/AsnC family transcriptional regulator — its product is MSVHKLDRTDRRILELLQQDARLSVADIAERVGLSATPCSRRIKRLEDSGYVARQVVILDPARIGLPMTVLVHISLEAQTQEKLRSFEATISEMAEVMECYLITGSTADYVLKVVVPDLDHYQQLLLNQLTAIAGVRSIISNFVLRQPVDRTAYSLDHLAQP
- a CDS encoding tRNA1(Val) (adenine(37)-N6)-methyltransferase, which translates into the protein MHYHARYPSTAFRNTMARRRNSYFECREFRIEQARCAMKVTTDASLLGAWSPLEQARRVLDIGTGTGLLALFAAQRCQGLIHAIELDPAAADEARGNFAASPWADRLRLLEGDIRSLPASRDYDAILCNPPFFSESTRNRCERLAQARHNDALPLTTLIEAIDGQLSTDGRAWLLLPLPQCEQLIQALAGTALHARHKLWVRSSHGDSPHRVILQLEKQPGPCTEQQLSLYTEHPLHSPEAARLFEPYYTRLKRADEPRN
- a CDS encoding GIY-YIG nuclease family protein, encoding MSESCWFVYILACADGSLYTGVTTDPQRRLHEHNTDNRLGARYTRARRPVELLWHEQLENRAQAQRREWQIKRMPRRRKLELIAR